A genomic segment from Rickettsia endosymbiont of Lasioglossum villosulum encodes:
- a CDS encoding APC family permease, producing MSQKLGFWAVFALVTGSQIGTSVFILPLSLAPYGIYSIWGWVLSLFGAMSIALVFSYLCAKFPKTGGPHVYIRESFGEKAAFFVGWTYWVISFISTSIVVISAIGYLTPFFKSQAILDLILQIILLAAIMILNLKGPEVAGKAEFYLTLLKFVPLLIVGVCALSHFNIDNIAIAEEVENLSVPTIMGRVALLTFWGFIGVECATTTAGSVKNPSKTIPRAIMLGTFCVAVLYLINSIGIMGLIPASELIVSKAPYTNAAALLFGGKWSSVISVIASIICIGTLNAWVLTSGQIALGLAEDGLLPKFFAKKNSNNAPVWGIIVSCLGIVPLLVFTVNDNFAEQITKIIDFSAIAFLFVYLICSLAFLKVILSSKKNFSYYYLLIAIISIVFCAWVIYETPIKTLIIASAFTIAGIPLYYLWYKGRK from the coding sequence ATGTCACAAAAATTAGGATTTTGGGCAGTTTTTGCATTAGTTACCGGTAGTCAAATCGGTACTAGTGTTTTTATACTTCCTTTGAGTTTAGCACCTTACGGTATATATAGCATATGGGGATGGGTGCTTTCGCTATTCGGTGCTATGAGCATCGCACTTGTATTTTCATATCTATGTGCAAAATTTCCTAAGACAGGCGGTCCGCATGTTTATATTCGTGAAAGCTTTGGCGAAAAAGCCGCCTTTTTTGTTGGCTGGACTTATTGGGTTATATCATTTATTAGCACTAGTATAGTTGTAATCTCTGCTATAGGTTATCTCACTCCTTTCTTCAAATCACAAGCAATATTAGATTTAATATTACAGATAATATTACTAGCTGCCATTATGATCTTGAATTTAAAAGGTCCTGAAGTGGCAGGTAAAGCAGAATTTTATTTAACATTATTAAAATTCGTACCTTTATTAATAGTGGGAGTATGTGCGTTATCACATTTTAACATAGATAATATAGCTATTGCTGAGGAAGTAGAGAATTTAAGCGTTCCAACCATTATGGGTAGGGTAGCACTGCTTACTTTCTGGGGATTTATTGGGGTAGAGTGTGCAACAACTACGGCAGGCTCAGTAAAAAATCCTTCTAAGACTATCCCGAGGGCTATAATGCTTGGAACTTTCTGCGTTGCCGTGCTATATCTTATTAATAGTATCGGTATAATGGGTTTAATTCCTGCCTCAGAGCTAATTGTTTCAAAAGCTCCTTATACTAATGCCGCAGCTTTATTATTTGGCGGTAAATGGTCTAGTGTGATTTCTGTTATTGCTTCTATTATTTGCATTGGCACGCTTAATGCCTGGGTACTAACTAGTGGGCAGATTGCTTTAGGGCTTGCCGAAGATGGTTTATTGCCAAAATTTTTTGCTAAGAAAAATAGTAATAATGCACCAGTGTGGGGAATCATTGTAAGTTGCCTTGGCATCGTGCCGTTATTAGTATTTACAGTGAATGATAATTTTGCTGAGCAGATTACCAAAATAATAGATTTCTCGGCAATAGCGTTTTTATTCGTTTATTTAATTTGTAGCTTAGCGTTTTTAAAAGTAATTCTTAGTTCAAAGAAAAATTTTTCTTATTATTATTTATTGATTGCCATAATATCAATCGTTTTTTGTGCTTGGGTTATTTATGAAACACCTATTAAAACATTAATCATAGCTAGTGCTTTTACTATAGCCGGCATTCCTTTATATTATTTATGGTATAAAGGTAGAAAATAG
- a CDS encoding HD domain-containing protein: protein MEDLSRWKEKFESCVYAKKLLDKLEYLNTKVNNPIAISEVKKGIYYARKYHGLQMRKSGDPYYSHPIEVAIMLAEFTAMEVPKLYIAVMLQAALLHDTIEDTKLTEEMIAEIFNQEVAKHVEGLTRIKPYGKISAEESLNILVKQKRYDTVLIKLFDRIHNLQTLGAKSPEKAKNIIEESLISFTSFSMYLEMPQITKYLTNICYQNLSIVLSENQNYRVF, encoded by the coding sequence ATGGAAGATTTAAGCCGTTGGAAAGAAAAGTTTGAAAGCTGTGTTTATGCTAAAAAACTACTTGATAAACTTGAATATCTAAATACCAAAGTAAATAACCCTATTGCTATTTCCGAAGTCAAAAAGGGTATTTATTATGCCCGAAAGTATCATGGCTTACAAATGCGTAAGTCAGGTGATCCTTATTATTCTCATCCGATTGAAGTGGCGATTATGCTTGCAGAATTTACAGCAATGGAAGTACCTAAGCTTTACATTGCTGTAATGCTACAAGCAGCCCTACTTCATGATACTATTGAAGATACAAAACTTACGGAAGAAATGATTGCTGAAATCTTTAACCAAGAAGTAGCAAAGCATGTAGAGGGCTTAACTCGTATTAAACCTTACGGCAAGATTAGTGCAGAAGAAAGTTTAAATATATTAGTTAAACAAAAAAGATATGATACAGTATTAATAAAATTATTTGATAGAATACATAACTTACAAACCTTAGGTGCAAAATCACCTGAGAAAGCTAAAAATATTATAGAAGAAAGTTTAATAAGTTTTACATCTTTTAGCATGTATCTAGAAATGCCTCAGATAACAAAATATTTAACCAATATATGTTATCAAAATTTATCTATTGTGCTTTCTGAAAACCAAAATTATAGAGTGTTTTAA
- a CDS encoding gamma-glutamyl-gamma-aminobutyrate hydrolase family protein (Members of this family of hydrolases with an active site Cys residue belong to MEROPS family C26.): MLVTFENIEQIYKLLTTTDLSTLTISTENLKILLAYNQLLDDTEYNEENRKQLKKLLQDNFNEINSSKVAETINDHRAKFTGNIDEHLHEARLDCINYLLPKIYELSEVPEIKAALKDRSLPLDNIDEKLYEEILPHINELLPKICNSHEISQIKKLFNKEPLLSKDIDQSLYKEILPYTKLLSKMYNVDEAVLAKRLATYFSNIEEVKGYLETVNYTNSDTILWSFQDEQKPDSSNNTKPIIALSYNAEVGGDTAEEAKERIMEQDGNVIYIDYRKIVPLNTKTQSIEKILEAGKAKEMLQNVDGLIIPGNEAAVYPELFDSKENFGETDKERSIAESILIDVAIQKGIPITGICGGHQLINVYFGGKLANVDELDYSKVRIDKDLELARITKNSSIVEDLESAHLPPQKFWASHKQIVKKIGNLNFINPVAMIENEIVATESEFGAPIKTFQFHPEILSEQSEIELERNKKIFKIFVETCNNYRNKKINLGEIKQDIEIITEPQDDNHENEISVENLKDFRNSIKEISSKISTNKYSTFEEIETNNKRLQQIIISKKINRDLNEKEIALINLGVTAKQFIEQDDDLISTLCNNFYGLKSLIKLGFTLEEIFNKDIEEQTFLVQNGYNVKTLIDLGISLETLFSKDTEEQKFLIQYAFNIKYLTELGFTLEEIFSKDTEEQKFLIQNGYNVKTLIDLGISLETLFSKDNEEQKFLIQYAFNIKYLTELGFTLEEIFSKDTEEQKFLIQNGYNVKTLVELGISLETLFSKDTEEQKFLIQNGYNVKTLTELGISLETLFSKDTEEQKFLIQNGYNVKTLVELGISLETLFSKDIEEQKFFIQYGYNIKTLTELGISLETLFSKDIEEQKFFIQYGNNIKLLTELGISLETLFSKDTEEQKFFIQNGYNIKTLTELGISLETLLNKDTEEQKFFIQNAYNIKYLKEIGISIPELVAMESEQQKFLIQYTSNVKYSIETKFPTAEQKLIIEAILIKKLVSLSEFHNMGLNQQKSFVENIDFKKCDAPVLDQEITDTPVIGVASEFPTDQA, encoded by the coding sequence ATGCTGGTTACATTTGAAAATATAGAACAAATTTATAAATTACTAACTACTACTGATTTAAGTACTTTAACAATAAGTACAGAAAACCTTAAAATTTTATTAGCATATAACCAGTTATTAGATGATACAGAATATAATGAAGAAAACCGAAAGCAACTAAAGAAATTACTACAAGATAATTTCAATGAAATAAACTCAAGTAAAGTAGCTGAAACAATAAATGACCACAGAGCCAAATTCACAGGTAATATAGATGAACACTTGCACGAAGCAAGGCTAGATTGCATTAATTATTTACTTCCTAAAATATATGAATTGTCTGAAGTCCCTGAGATAAAAGCAGCATTAAAGGATAGATCTCTACCTTTAGATAATATAGATGAAAAATTATATGAAGAAATACTACCACACATTAATGAGTTACTTCCTAAAATATGTAATTCGCATGAAATATCTCAAATAAAAAAATTATTTAATAAGGAACCTCTACTTTCAAAGGACATAGATCAAAGCTTATACAAGGAAATACTGCCATATACTAAGTTACTTTCTAAAATGTACAATGTAGATGAAGCAGTATTAGCTAAACGACTAGCAACTTATTTTTCAAATATAGAGGAAGTTAAAGGATATTTAGAAACAGTAAATTATACAAATTCTGACACTATATTATGGAGTTTTCAAGACGAGCAAAAGCCAGATTCTTCTAATAACACTAAACCTATTATTGCTTTAAGTTATAATGCAGAAGTAGGAGGGGATACAGCAGAGGAAGCCAAAGAACGTATAATGGAACAAGACGGGAATGTTATATATATAGATTATAGAAAGATTGTGCCATTAAACACTAAAACTCAATCTATAGAAAAGATTTTAGAAGCTGGAAAAGCAAAAGAAATGCTTCAGAACGTTGATGGTCTGATAATTCCTGGTAATGAAGCAGCAGTTTATCCTGAATTATTTGATAGTAAAGAAAATTTTGGTGAAACTGATAAAGAACGCTCAATAGCAGAAAGTATATTGATAGATGTTGCTATACAAAAAGGTATACCAATAACAGGAATATGCGGTGGGCATCAACTTATAAATGTATATTTTGGAGGTAAATTAGCTAATGTTGATGAGCTAGATTATTCAAAAGTTAGGATTGATAAAGATTTAGAATTAGCCCGTATTACTAAAAATTCATCTATTGTTGAAGATTTAGAATCAGCCCATCTACCACCTCAAAAATTTTGGGCTTCTCATAAACAAATAGTAAAAAAAATTGGTAATTTAAACTTTATAAATCCAGTTGCAATGATAGAAAATGAAATAGTGGCAACTGAATCAGAGTTTGGAGCCCCAATTAAAACTTTTCAGTTCCATCCAGAAATATTATCTGAACAAAGTGAAATAGAATTAGAACGAAATAAAAAAATATTTAAAATATTTGTTGAGACTTGTAATAATTACCGAAATAAAAAAATAAATTTAGGAGAAATAAAGCAAGACATAGAAATAATTACTGAACCCCAAGATGATAACCATGAAAATGAAATATCAGTTGAAAACCTTAAGGATTTTAGAAATTCTATCAAGGAAATTTCTTCTAAAATTTCTACTAATAAATATTCTACTTTCGAAGAAATAGAAACAAATAATAAACGATTACAGCAAATTATCATCAGTAAAAAAATTAATCGTGATTTAAATGAAAAGGAAATAGCATTAATTAATTTAGGTGTAACTGCTAAACAATTTATAGAGCAAGATGATGATTTAATCTCGACATTATGTAATAATTTCTATGGGCTAAAAAGCTTAATAAAATTAGGATTTACCTTAGAAGAAATATTTAATAAGGATATTGAAGAACAAACGTTCCTGGTTCAAAATGGCTACAATGTAAAAACCTTAATAGACTTAGGAATTTCTTTAGAAACATTATTTAGTAAGGATACTGAAGAACAAAAATTCCTGATTCAATATGCTTTTAATATAAAATACTTAACAGAATTAGGATTTACTTTAGAAGAAATATTTAGTAAGGATACTGAAGAGCAAAAGTTCCTAATTCAAAACGGATATAATGTAAAAACCTTAATAGACTTAGGAATTTCTTTAGAAACATTATTTAGTAAGGATAATGAAGAACAAAAATTCCTGATTCAATATGCTTTTAATATAAAATACTTAACAGAATTAGGATTTACTTTAGAAGAAATATTTAGTAAGGATACTGAAGAGCAAAAGTTCCTAATTCAAAACGGATATAATGTAAAAACCTTAGTAGAATTAGGGATTTCTTTAGAAACACTATTTAGTAAGGATACTGAAGAGCAAAAGTTCCTAATTCAAAACGGATATAATGTAAAAACCTTAACAGAATTAGGAATTTCTTTAGAAACATTATTTAGTAAGGATACTGAAGAGCAAAAGTTCCTAATTCAAAACGGATATAATGTAAAAACCTTAGTAGAATTAGGGATTTCTTTAGAAACATTATTTAGTAAAGATATAGAAGAACAAAAGTTCTTTATTCAATATGGCTATAATATAAAAACCTTAACAGAGTTAGGTATTTCTTTAGAAACATTATTTAGTAAAGATATAGAAGAACAAAAGTTCTTTATTCAATATGGTAACAATATAAAACTCTTAACAGAGTTAGGAATTTCTCTAGAAACATTATTTAGTAAGGATACTGAAGAGCAAAAGTTCTTTATTCAAAATGGCTATAATATAAAAACCTTAACAGAGTTAGGAATTTCTTTAGAAACATTACTTAATAAGGATACTGAAGAGCAAAAATTCTTTATTCAAAACGCCTATAATATAAAATATTTAAAAGAAATAGGGATTTCTATACCTGAATTAGTTGCTATGGAATCAGAACAGCAAAAGTTTTTGATTCAGTATACCTCAAATGTTAAATATTCAATCGAAACAAAATTTCCTACAGCTGAGCAAAAGTTAATTATAGAAGCTATATTAATCAAAAAATTAGTTTCGTTAAGTGAGTTTCATAACATGGGTCTCAATCAACAAAAATCCTTTGTTGAAAATATAGATTTCAAAAAATGCGATGCTCCAGTATTAGATCAAGAAATAACTGATACGCCTGTAATAGGCGTAGCTTCTGAATTTCCTACAGATCAAGCGTAA
- a CDS encoding alpha-2-macroglobulin codes for MKNIFCKFTFTILLYLINFQVIAANFNEKIPLYFKLDNENLLAGQNSLNISLCDTRIKDWCAKPQRNTGVEGQKVNEFLTITPEIKGEWRFDSWYNISFIPESNFLANQTYKVTVNTKDFFPSFIDFKSNIINFTTLPLLPTIKEMNYLQDNIDISKRFVQARIAFNYPIDSKTLEERIELTKISTKEKLPFSITFNQNKTEATIIANIETLTNKEDIVSIELKDGVKPLYGGVDFAHKNVDLQNNKPSNSIKYSYKEQVLIPSLSSYSKVTNVTATTVKDEKLKPQQIIVITTNTSVLGEELKKHLELFLLPKDKPAFLGVTNKKDYKWQSPKEVTDDILKSSEKINFELLPSVPEVSTMHSFKVNTISARSLLVKVNSGIKASGGLMLGSDYAQIVQIPENLREVKLMSDGSILSLSGEKVLPVYSLGIDKLYLEIDKINQQEINHLISQTNRYNSFGNPTFINEYSFNEYNISEVFQEEVIINSENLNIPHYTDLDFSKYFNLEAKGSYSKGLFLTKVFAKDNQGNIISQDKRLILVTDLGLIVKTDKDGTHNIFVSYISSGKPASGVKVDIIGLNGEVIESQETDSNGHAVLSNVKDSSKEKTPVAYILTTSDDFSFMPYGRVDRQVNYSRFDVSGVVSSDQGLKAYLFSDRGIYRPGEHGHIGIILKQNDWQGKFDGLPLAVEVTNPRGQIIDKGKITLNPDGFTEYLFTTYEEFLSGTYNVSLYLVGNKGDNSYLNSISLRVEDFQPDRMKININFNNLKDELWTNPKDLKANVNLINLYGTPAGNRKVSGYIDIRPTQFFVPAFKDYKFYSSKENKEFFSERLGDITTDSKGDAIFTLNLEKYYNATFNLTLSVDGFEPDSGRSVNANKSIIVSPLDYIIGFKSDSDLKYIKRGTTSKIEFIAISNKADKVAVPDLSLTLKKINHVNNLVADGGGNYSYKSVPIETNISSDKIDITAEDGFVYNISTKEAGDYVIYLTDKDGTIFAQSEFSVIGEGNVTANLTEKANLTVNLDQDSYEAGDTILLNIITPYTGYGLITIETDKMHNFTWFKTDENNTIQEIKIPNDFEGKGYVNVQFVRDLDAKEIFMSPFSYAVVPFTSDVHKHNQEIELALPTKIKSGEKLTINYSTKNPGKIVIFAVDEGILSFAGYQTPDPLNYFIGNRALEVTTSQIMDLILPESSFLMKAMAAPPGDYAMDISRNLNPFKRKDQPPVVFWSGILDADLDKREIKFDIPSYFNGTLRVMAVSASLEAAGAFKSDVLVQSDIIITPNLPLFVAPDDEFTVPVTIFNNLKDSRNAQVFVNIETSNGLKILEYPNEIQIDENKEATINVKLKATDKLGSADFKVTASINHLKPDIISLAVVHSSEITTTTSVRPPMPNVTTVDTGFAAGNNITLKIARDLYPEFAKLQISASKSPLAIISGFRDFLNNYPYGCTEQLISQNFANVLLYDQQNLVTILQTDRKKMDESLSKAFQMLSERQNYDGGFKYWNNVSDNSDPFISVYAMHFLTEAASKYLAVPSDTFNQGIYYLENMANRSISSLNEAREKAYAVYILTRNNVITTSYIANILKYLEEYQQDKWHSDLTAVYLAASYKMLQMNEEANKLLDKFTLDKSTILKTDYLYYSPLIKYSEYLYLISLHFPERLKSFDQKVVEDIANFAKDNYNTLSASYAIMASITYADKINNADENTIKVNYSNQEVVLENNKIMQASFLINEAKEVNLTSTNNGFFYQLLTSGYDKVLKENKEIVKGIEITKKYLDENNKEINKVKLGDNVTVKITMRSNSTNALNNMVILDLLPAGFELLPDNNINILELDKQAMIWRPIYTNRRDDRIMIFGTIPNHEMTYQYKIKAINKGIFTLPAIYSESMYDPKTYYRGVIGSIIIE; via the coding sequence ATGAAAAATATTTTTTGTAAATTTACATTTACCATCTTGTTATATTTAATAAATTTTCAGGTGATTGCAGCAAATTTTAATGAAAAAATACCATTATATTTTAAGCTTGATAATGAAAATTTGCTTGCCGGTCAGAATTCTTTAAATATTAGTTTATGCGATACTAGAATTAAAGATTGGTGTGCCAAGCCACAAAGAAATACAGGAGTTGAGGGACAAAAAGTAAATGAGTTTTTAACGATTACCCCTGAAATTAAAGGGGAATGGCGATTTGACTCATGGTATAATATAAGCTTCATTCCTGAAAGCAACTTTCTTGCTAATCAAACTTATAAAGTTACTGTTAATACTAAAGATTTCTTCCCAAGTTTTATCGATTTTAAAAGCAATATCATAAACTTCACAACTTTGCCGTTACTTCCTACTATTAAAGAGATGAATTATCTACAAGATAATATCGATATTTCCAAAAGATTTGTTCAAGCTAGAATAGCATTTAATTATCCTATAGACTCTAAAACTCTTGAAGAAAGAATTGAGCTTACAAAAATTTCAACAAAAGAAAAACTACCTTTTTCTATTACTTTCAACCAAAATAAAACTGAAGCTACTATTATTGCTAATATAGAAACTCTTACTAATAAGGAAGATATAGTATCTATTGAATTAAAAGATGGCGTTAAGCCATTATATGGTGGTGTGGATTTCGCTCATAAAAATGTTGATTTACAAAATAATAAACCATCAAATAGCATAAAATATTCTTATAAGGAGCAGGTATTAATTCCCAGCTTATCATCATATTCAAAAGTGACTAATGTTACCGCCACAACCGTTAAAGATGAAAAATTAAAGCCTCAGCAAATAATTGTAATTACTACAAACACATCTGTTTTAGGTGAAGAACTCAAAAAACATTTAGAGCTATTTTTATTACCAAAAGACAAGCCAGCTTTTTTAGGAGTAACAAATAAAAAAGATTATAAATGGCAAAGTCCAAAAGAAGTAACCGATGATATTCTTAAATCTAGTGAGAAAATAAATTTTGAGCTGCTGCCATCGGTGCCAGAAGTTAGTACCATGCATAGTTTCAAGGTCAATACTATTTCTGCAAGATCCCTACTTGTTAAGGTAAATAGCGGGATTAAAGCATCAGGAGGTTTGATGCTTGGTAGCGATTATGCTCAAATAGTGCAAATACCTGAAAATCTTAGAGAAGTTAAATTAATGTCTGACGGCTCTATTCTCTCATTATCAGGTGAAAAAGTACTGCCTGTTTATTCTCTTGGGATAGATAAATTATATTTAGAGATTGATAAAATTAATCAGCAGGAAATAAATCACTTGATTAGTCAGACAAATAGATATAACAGTTTTGGGAACCCAACTTTCATAAATGAATATTCTTTCAATGAATATAATATTTCAGAGGTGTTTCAAGAAGAGGTAATAATTAACTCTGAAAATTTAAATATACCTCATTATACTGATTTAGATTTTAGCAAATATTTTAATCTAGAAGCTAAAGGCAGTTATTCTAAAGGTTTATTTTTGACAAAAGTTTTTGCTAAAGATAATCAAGGTAATATAATTTCTCAAGATAAAAGGTTAATTCTAGTAACTGATCTTGGTCTAATAGTGAAAACCGATAAAGATGGAACACATAATATATTCGTTTCATATATTAGTAGCGGTAAACCAGCAAGCGGGGTTAAAGTTGATATTATAGGGCTTAACGGTGAGGTAATAGAAAGTCAAGAGACAGATAGCAACGGGCATGCTGTTTTATCTAATGTTAAGGATTCTAGTAAAGAAAAAACGCCTGTAGCTTACATATTAACCACAAGCGATGATTTCTCATTTATGCCCTATGGAAGAGTTGATCGCCAAGTTAATTATTCTCGTTTTGACGTATCAGGAGTAGTTAGTTCTGATCAAGGACTAAAGGCTTATCTGTTTTCTGATCGTGGAATTTATAGACCAGGAGAACACGGACATATAGGTATTATCCTAAAGCAAAACGATTGGCAAGGAAAATTTGACGGGTTACCTCTAGCGGTAGAGGTAACTAATCCTCGTGGGCAAATAATAGATAAAGGTAAGATAACATTAAATCCAGATGGATTTACTGAATATTTATTTACTACATATGAGGAATTTTTAAGTGGTACATATAATGTAAGTTTATATTTAGTGGGGAATAAGGGTGATAATAGTTATCTCAATAGTATAAGTTTAAGAGTTGAAGATTTTCAGCCTGATCGCATGAAAATAAACATAAACTTCAATAACTTAAAGGATGAATTATGGACAAATCCTAAAGACCTTAAAGCAAATGTTAATCTTATAAATCTTTATGGTACGCCGGCAGGAAATAGGAAAGTTAGCGGATATATCGATATTAGACCAACACAATTCTTTGTGCCTGCTTTTAAAGATTATAAATTTTACAGCAGTAAAGAAAATAAAGAATTTTTTAGTGAACGCTTAGGCGATATTACTACCGATTCTAAAGGGGATGCTATTTTTACACTGAATCTTGAAAAATATTATAATGCTACTTTTAATTTGACACTTTCAGTAGATGGATTTGAGCCTGATTCAGGAAGAAGTGTAAATGCAAATAAATCCATCATAGTTTCACCGCTAGATTACATAATAGGCTTTAAAAGTGATAGTGATTTAAAATATATCAAAAGAGGAACTACTTCAAAAATAGAGTTCATTGCTATATCAAATAAAGCAGATAAAGTAGCAGTTCCTGATTTGAGTCTTACTTTAAAGAAAATTAATCATGTAAATAATTTAGTTGCTGATGGTGGGGGTAATTATTCCTATAAATCAGTTCCTATTGAGACGAATATATCTTCTGATAAAATCGATATTACAGCAGAAGACGGCTTTGTTTATAATATATCTACTAAAGAAGCAGGCGATTACGTTATTTATTTAACAGATAAAGATGGAACTATATTCGCTCAAAGCGAGTTTTCGGTAATAGGTGAGGGCAATGTTACGGCTAACCTAACTGAAAAGGCTAATTTAACAGTTAATCTTGATCAAGATTCTTATGAAGCTGGTGATACGATTCTTTTAAATATTATTACTCCTTATACAGGATATGGATTAATTACTATTGAAACTGATAAGATGCATAATTTTACTTGGTTTAAAACAGATGAAAATAACACTATTCAGGAAATCAAAATACCTAATGACTTTGAAGGCAAAGGATATGTAAACGTACAATTCGTTAGGGATCTAGACGCTAAAGAAATATTTATGTCGCCATTTAGTTATGCAGTAGTACCTTTCACCTCTGATGTACATAAACATAATCAAGAAATTGAACTAGCACTTCCTACAAAGATAAAATCAGGTGAGAAACTAACAATTAATTATAGTACTAAAAATCCTGGTAAAATTGTAATATTTGCCGTTGATGAAGGAATATTATCGTTTGCTGGTTATCAAACACCTGATCCACTTAATTATTTTATAGGTAATAGAGCCCTTGAGGTAACCACATCACAAATTATGGATTTAATATTGCCAGAAAGCTCATTTTTAATGAAAGCTATGGCAGCACCTCCAGGTGATTATGCTATGGATATTAGCAGAAACCTTAATCCATTTAAAAGAAAAGATCAGCCTCCCGTAGTATTCTGGTCAGGAATTTTAGATGCAGATCTTGATAAAAGAGAAATTAAATTTGATATTCCAAGCTACTTTAACGGCACTTTAAGAGTTATGGCAGTATCAGCAAGTCTTGAAGCTGCTGGAGCTTTCAAATCTGATGTTTTAGTACAATCAGATATTATTATTACTCCAAACTTACCTTTATTTGTAGCTCCAGATGATGAATTTACAGTACCGGTAACAATATTTAATAATTTAAAAGATTCAAGAAACGCTCAAGTTTTTGTAAATATTGAGACAAGCAATGGGCTTAAAATCCTAGAATATCCTAATGAAATACAGATTGATGAAAATAAAGAAGCTACTATTAATGTTAAATTAAAAGCAACAGATAAGCTTGGTTCGGCTGACTTCAAGGTTACAGCTTCTATAAATCACCTTAAACCTGATATTATCTCTTTGGCTGTAGTACATAGCTCTGAAATTACCACAACAACTAGCGTACGTCCGCCTATGCCTAACGTTACAACAGTTGATACTGGCTTTGCTGCTGGTAATAATATTACTTTAAAAATCGCAAGAGATTTATATCCGGAATTTGCTAAATTACAAATTTCTGCTTCTAAATCACCGCTTGCTATTATTTCTGGTTTTAGAGATTTCTTAAATAATTATCCTTATGGCTGCACTGAGCAATTAATAAGCCAAAATTTTGCTAATGTTTTATTATATGATCAGCAAAATCTAGTTACCATACTACAAACAGATCGTAAGAAAATGGATGAGTCATTATCTAAAGCTTTTCAAATGCTATCAGAACGTCAAAATTATGATGGTGGGTTTAAATATTGGAATAATGTTAGCGATAATTCTGATCCATTCATTTCTGTTTATGCTATGCATTTTTTAACCGAAGCAGCTAGTAAATATTTAGCCGTTCCTAGCGATACATTCAATCAAGGTATATATTATTTAGAGAATATGGCGAATAGGTCTATTAGTTCCTTAAATGAAGCCAGAGAAAAAGCCTATGCCGTTTATATTTTGACTAGAAATAATGTGATTACCACAAGCTATATCGCAAATATCTTAAAATATTTAGAAGAATATCAACAAGATAAATGGCATAGTGATTTAACTGCTGTTTATTTAGCTGCTAGCTATAAAATGCTACAAATGAATGAAGAAGCAAATAAATTATTAGATAAGTTTACGTTAGATAAATCTACAATATTAAAAACAGATTATCTATATTATAGTCCGCTAATAAAATATAGTGAGTATTTATATCTGATCTCTTTACATTTCCCTGAAAGACTAAAAAGCTTTGATCAGAAAGTTGTAGAGGATATAGCAAATTTTGCTAAAGATAATTATAATACTCTATCAGCAAGCTACGCAATTATGGCAAGTATTACTTATGCTGATAAAATAAATAACGCAGATGAAAATACTATTAAAGTAAATTATTCTAACCAAGAAGTTGTTTTAGAAAATAACAAAATAATGCAAGCTAGTTTCCTAATAAATGAAGCTAAAGAAGTTAATTTAACTTCAACAAATAATGGCTTTTTCTATCAGCTTTTAACTTCAGGGTATGATAAAGTTTTAAAAGAAAATAAAGAGATTGTAAAAGGTATAGAGATAACTAAAAAATATCTGGATGAGAATAATAAAGAGATAAATAAAGTAAAATTAGGTGATAATGTCACAGTAAAAATTACTATGCGTTCTAATAGTACTAATGCCTTAAATAATATGGTGATCCTTGATTTATTACCAGCAGGCTTTGAGCTTTTACCAGATAATAATATAAATATTTTAGAACTTGATAAACAGGCAATGATTTGGAGACCGATATATACAAATCGACGTGATGATAGAATAATGATTTTTGGCACTATTCCTAACCATGAAATGACTTATCAATATAAAATTAAAGCCATCAATAAAGGAATATTTACACTTCCTGCTATTTATAGTGAATCTATGTATGACCCTAAAACTTACTATAGAGGAGTTATAGGTAGTATTATTATAGAATAA